Proteins from a single region of Lentimicrobium saccharophilum:
- a CDS encoding MalY/PatB family protein translates to MQYNFDEIIERGNTACVKYDLRKFFFGNDEVIPMWVADMDFRTPDFVMDAIRERAAHEVLGYSIRTDSCFDALTAWIQRRHHWRTEREWIAFSPGIVPAVNMAVLAFTRRRDKVIIQPPVYFPFFDAVKNHGRKLVYNQLIMENGRYRMNYENLEQLCRDGARMLILSNPHNPAGNAWRADELKRMADICLKYNVLVISDEIHCDLVNRGFHHTVLASLSPEIAAKTVTMVASSKTFNLAGMATSLVIISNPSLMKRFRKVLDGLHIEMGNLFGNVAAEAAYTHGDAWLEQLLDYIDGNIHTLIEFAETHLPQVKVIRPEATYMAWLDFSQTGMSDAELKKFMIEEAGLGLNEGTQFGPGGDGYMRMNLACPRPVLMRALEQLKHALCKRMSEG, encoded by the coding sequence ATGCAATATAACTTTGACGAAATTATTGAACGTGGCAATACGGCTTGCGTTAAATACGATCTGCGTAAGTTTTTCTTCGGAAATGACGAGGTCATTCCCATGTGGGTGGCCGATATGGATTTCCGGACGCCTGATTTTGTAATGGATGCCATCCGGGAACGGGCAGCGCACGAAGTGCTGGGGTACTCCATCCGGACTGATTCCTGTTTCGATGCCCTGACCGCCTGGATTCAACGTCGCCATCACTGGCGGACAGAGCGCGAATGGATTGCCTTTTCACCGGGCATTGTTCCTGCGGTGAACATGGCGGTGCTGGCATTTACCCGCCGTCGCGACAAGGTTATCATTCAGCCGCCCGTCTACTTTCCTTTTTTCGATGCCGTGAAAAATCATGGCCGCAAACTGGTTTATAATCAGCTGATTATGGAAAACGGCCGTTACCGGATGAATTATGAAAACCTTGAACAGTTATGCCGTGATGGTGCCCGTATGCTGATTCTGAGTAATCCGCATAACCCGGCCGGAAACGCCTGGAGGGCGGATGAACTGAAGCGGATGGCTGATATTTGCCTGAAATACAATGTGCTGGTGATTTCCGATGAGATTCACTGCGATCTGGTAAACCGGGGATTTCATCATACGGTGCTGGCATCCCTTTCGCCGGAGATCGCGGCAAAAACCGTTACCATGGTTGCATCCAGCAAAACCTTTAACCTTGCCGGAATGGCGACTTCGTTGGTCATTATCAGCAATCCTTCGCTGATGAAAAGGTTTCGCAAAGTTCTCGACGGCCTGCACATTGAAATGGGCAATCTCTTCGGCAACGTAGCCGCAGAGGCCGCCTATACGCATGGAGATGCATGGCTGGAACAACTTCTGGATTACATTGATGGAAATATTCACACCCTGATTGAATTTGCTGAAACCCATCTTCCGCAGGTAAAGGTTATACGCCCCGAAGCCACTTATATGGCCTGGCTTGATTTCAGTCAAACCGGGATGAGCGATGCAGAACTTAAAAAGTTTATGATTGAAGAGGCCGGGCTCGGTTTGAACGAAGGCACCCAATTCGGCCCGGGCGGCGATGGCTATATGCGCATGAACCTGGCATGCCCGAGGCCGGTTCTGATGAGAGCGCTGGAACAATTGAAACACGCCCTGTGCAAGAGAATGTCGGAAGGATAA
- the rsxA gene encoding electron transport complex subunit RsxA: protein MEYIIIIISAIFVNNIVFAQFLGICPFLGVSNKLSTSLGMGGAVVFVMTLATLVTYLVYQFVLVPLGLGFLQTISYILIIAALVQMVEIILKKVSPALYQALGIYLPLITTNCAVLGVAILVIQKNLNLLESVVFTVATSIGFTLALVIFAGIREHMELMGVPKGMRGVPIALVVAGLLSLAFMGFAGLV from the coding sequence ATGGAATACATCATCATCATCATTTCGGCAATCTTTGTCAACAACATCGTTTTTGCGCAGTTTTTGGGAATATGTCCGTTTCTGGGCGTTTCCAACAAGCTCTCAACCTCACTCGGGATGGGGGGGGCGGTGGTGTTTGTAATGACACTTGCCACCCTGGTTACCTACCTGGTCTATCAGTTTGTTCTGGTCCCGCTGGGGTTGGGATTTCTTCAGACCATCAGCTATATTCTGATTATTGCTGCTCTCGTGCAGATGGTTGAGATCATTCTTAAAAAGGTCAGTCCTGCCCTCTATCAGGCGCTGGGAATTTATCTCCCGCTGATCACCACTAATTGTGCCGTATTGGGTGTTGCCATTCTGGTTATTCAGAAGAACCTTAACCTGCTTGAGAGCGTAGTGTTCACTGTGGCCACTTCAATTGGCTTTACCCTTGCGCTGGTAATTTTTGCCGGTATCCGTGAGCATATGGAACTTATGGGTGTTCCCAAAGGAATGCGCGGGGTGCCCATTGCCCTGGTAGTTGCCGGGCTGCTCTCCCTGGCATTTATGGGTTTTGCCGGTCTTGTATAA
- a CDS encoding tail fiber domain-containing protein, which produces MKKLILFLLLVPGISLYSQVAINTDGANPDASAMLDVKSTSSGLLIPRMTFTQRNAIASPATGLLVYQTNSLPGFYYNAGTPASPAWVYVGSGFGWSITGNAGTSSPSNFIGTTDDMPLNFRINSAFAGRIERAQHNLSLGYLALALNTTGMNSTALGYSALYNNKANSRSTALGYYAMFYADDRTTGRETFNTAIGCEALRGSATPAENTGRYNTAVGDKALFSNTIGEGNIGIGYVPLYSNTSGCTNTAIGYGTMYSNISGHNNTAIGYNAMYSNTSGYSNTAIGIRALRQNTVRNNLVAVGDSALYNNGTNATVTVHGTRNTAVGSKAMFSNTTGFQNTAAGYQSLYTNTTGMSNTAMGFQALFSNTSAEGNTAVGYWSLYNNIAGTANTAVGYRTLYSNTTGYYNVAVGNRALTANSKGIYNVAVGTFALNYSDSADYNTAVGCYAGYDNVSGDYNAAFGYYSLPNNITGNSNVAVGVRSLYSNTSGCSNVAIGARALYYSSGRSNLVAIGDSALYRNETDATLTYHATHNTAVGSKTLQENTYGYYNTAIGSQSMRNNTYGHHNTALGHLSMITNSTGSYNIAIGDQALYSNLTGEFNTAIGNNASWTLSNGSRNTALGYSALYMNLSGGYNTAVGQYSSYYSTSSYNTSLGYSAGDFHPASFGTFVGALAYPDADGYTNCTAIGYNARATASNRVVIGNSSVTSIGGFTGWSNFSDGRYKKNVRENVPGIEFVKLLRPVTYTLNVTSLNDYLDNRNSRDLRENEQPSFPSAEELKAVQEKETIVYTGFIAQEVEDAALSIGYNFSGIDAPKSQGGLYNLRYGEFIPPIVKAFQEQQKIIEAQQQQIDQLIRRIEMLESR; this is translated from the coding sequence ATGAAAAAGCTGATATTATTTCTTCTGCTGGTACCGGGAATAAGTCTCTATTCCCAGGTAGCCATCAACACCGATGGCGCAAATCCCGACGCTTCAGCCATGCTGGATGTTAAATCAACAAGCAGCGGTTTGCTGATTCCGCGCATGACATTTACCCAGCGAAATGCCATTGCCTCCCCGGCTACCGGTTTGCTGGTTTATCAGACGAACAGTTTACCGGGTTTTTATTACAATGCCGGTACCCCGGCAAGTCCCGCGTGGGTCTATGTAGGGTCAGGTTTCGGCTGGTCGATCACCGGGAATGCGGGAACATCCTCACCATCTAACTTTATCGGCACAACCGACGATATGCCGCTCAACTTTCGCATTAATAGCGCATTTGCCGGAAGGATAGAAAGAGCACAGCATAATCTCTCGCTGGGTTATCTGGCACTTGCGCTGAACACAACCGGAATGAACTCCACCGCGCTGGGTTATTCGGCCCTTTATAACAATAAAGCCAACAGCCGGAGTACTGCTTTGGGCTATTATGCCATGTTTTATGCCGATGACCGGACCACCGGCAGAGAAACTTTCAATACAGCCATTGGCTGTGAAGCATTGAGAGGCAGCGCAACCCCGGCTGAGAATACCGGACGCTACAATACTGCCGTTGGCGATAAAGCGTTGTTTTCGAATACCATAGGCGAAGGTAACATTGGTATTGGATATGTGCCGTTATATAGCAATACCTCTGGCTGTACGAATACCGCAATTGGCTATGGAACAATGTATTCCAACATCTCAGGCCATAATAACACAGCCATTGGTTACAATGCTATGTATAGCAATACTTCTGGTTACTCAAATACAGCCATCGGCATAAGGGCGCTGCGCCAGAACACTGTGAGAAATAATCTTGTAGCGGTCGGGGATTCGGCATTGTATAATAATGGAACCAATGCAACTGTCACTGTTCACGGTACCAGAAATACGGCGGTCGGGTCGAAAGCAATGTTTAGCAACACTACCGGATTTCAGAATACAGCTGCCGGTTATCAGTCATTATACACGAACACTACCGGAATGTCGAATACAGCTATGGGCTTTCAGGCATTGTTTTCAAATACAAGCGCCGAAGGCAATACGGCTGTAGGTTACTGGTCGCTATACAATAACATTGCAGGGACAGCAAATACAGCAGTTGGTTACCGGACATTGTATTCAAACACAACAGGATATTATAATGTGGCAGTCGGAAACAGGGCACTGACTGCCAATAGTAAAGGAATTTACAATGTTGCAGTGGGCACTTTTGCGCTCAATTATTCCGATAGTGCTGATTATAATACGGCTGTCGGTTGTTATGCAGGTTATGATAATGTTTCAGGAGACTACAACGCTGCGTTCGGGTATTATTCGCTGCCCAACAATATTACAGGCAATTCTAATGTTGCAGTGGGCGTTAGAAGTTTATACAGCAACACGAGCGGCTGTTCTAACGTTGCTATCGGGGCCAGGGCCCTGTACTACAGTTCCGGTCGCAGCAACCTGGTTGCGATCGGTGATTCGGCGCTTTACCGGAATGAAACCGATGCGACCCTTACGTATCATGCTACCCACAACACGGCCGTAGGTTCAAAAACCCTTCAGGAAAACACCTATGGCTATTACAATACAGCCATCGGAAGCCAGTCGATGAGAAATAACACCTATGGTCATCACAATACGGCCCTGGGCCACTTGTCTATGATTACCAATTCTACCGGATCCTATAACATTGCCATCGGAGATCAGGCATTGTACTCAAATTTAACCGGTGAATTCAATACAGCCATCGGTAATAATGCTTCCTGGACTCTAAGTAACGGTAGCAGAAATACAGCACTGGGTTATTCGGCATTATACATGAACCTTTCGGGCGGATACAATACTGCTGTCGGACAATATTCATCCTATTACAGTACCTCGAGCTATAACACCAGTCTGGGTTATTCGGCGGGAGATTTTCACCCCGCGTCCTTTGGCACCTTTGTCGGCGCATTGGCCTATCCGGATGCAGATGGCTACACCAATTGCACTGCCATCGGTTACAATGCGAGGGCCACTGCTTCCAACAGGGTGGTTATCGGGAATAGCAGTGTTACCAGCATTGGCGGATTTACCGGCTGGAGCAATTTTTCGGATGGACGATATAAGAAAAATGTCCGTGAAAATGTCCCTGGAATTGAGTTTGTAAAATTGCTGCGCCCTGTGACCTATACCCTTAATGTCACTTCCCTGAACGATTATCTGGATAACCGGAATTCCCGGGATTTACGTGAAAATGAACAGCCATCCTTTCCTTCGGCTGAAGAGCTGAAAGCTGTGCAGGAAAAGGAAACGATCGTGTACACCGGCTTTATTGCGCAGGAAGTTGAAGATGCCGCACTATCAATCGGATACAATTTCAGCGGGATTGATGCGCCAAAAAGCCAGGGTGGACTGTACAATCTGCGGTACGGTGAATTTATTCCACCTATTGTGAAGGCCTTTCAGGAACAGCAAAAGATTATCGAAGCACAGCAGCAACAAATTGATCAGTTGATAAGACGGATCGAAATGCTTGAATCCAGATAA
- a CDS encoding carbohydrate-binding protein, with the protein MIRFLFLFVFSLVSSGITAQGFLHTSGKYIYNGAGEEVILRGIGTGNWLLMEGYMMKSAEVAGTHTGFRNKLTQTIGAELTEEFYETWLDNHFTRADVDSMKAWGFNSVRVAMHYKWFTLPIEDEPVAGQDTWFEEGFVRIDSLLDWCGDNQMYLILDLHGAPGGQGKDANISDYDPAKPSLWESAENRRKTVALWARLAERYAQEPWIGGYDLINEPNWELPGGTLLRQLYGEITNAIRAVDQNHMIIIEGNWFANDYTGLTPPWDNNMVYSFHKYWTYNTQNDISWIINLRNTWNVPTWLGESGENSNSWFTGLIALCEQNRIGWSWWPVKKAGINNVLQVPESQNYNNLISYWRFGTPVLTAEQAFEAVMEWADNHRIENCMVKRDVIDAMIRQPYTNETLPFRVYKPGEPVHAVNYDLGRSSFAYKDADSANYHLNTGSYTNWNQGWVYRNDGVDIDECSDLFAGGNGFNIRWTETGEWLQYTLDADSAAAYRLTIRSASNSAQTGIIRFTINGTDLISPLTLPNTGSINTWTSNVVNDVIIPEGTHKIRLYFERGGSNINLFIFDNPVPVSAVPFKYIYAETTESGQEIIITLNKEITEMSAVPDDFTLKISDQQTGISSVTVVPGQPARLVLVPETPVEYGQQVKISYTGSGIMNGIQPLEHFSDMNVKNNLPRRYLLPARIEAEDFYFNNGFQLENCTDAGGGYNVGFANNGDYLDYLIKVPEAGEYQMLFRIASQYSNGIISIRASSGGSFQTYGSMNVSATGGWQNWENQNVSVNLPAGNLRLRLYSFAGEYNINWFNIAKPAGTGEIDMKNRLIVYPNPGNGIFKIDLADFAMNEVLLQVTDMAGQEVYHSALEGGLQRMDLDLSHLPSGMYIIRMLSTTKTGTARVVLMNDRI; encoded by the coding sequence ATGATCAGGTTCTTGTTTTTGTTTGTTTTTTCACTGGTATCATCCGGAATTACTGCCCAGGGTTTTCTTCATACTTCAGGAAAGTATATCTATAACGGGGCAGGAGAGGAGGTGATACTCCGCGGCATCGGCACCGGTAACTGGCTGTTGATGGAGGGTTATATGATGAAATCGGCCGAGGTAGCCGGCACACATACCGGATTCAGGAATAAACTGACGCAAACCATTGGTGCTGAACTAACTGAAGAATTCTATGAAACCTGGCTCGACAATCATTTTACCCGTGCCGATGTGGACAGCATGAAAGCCTGGGGTTTCAACAGTGTAAGGGTAGCCATGCATTACAAATGGTTCACCCTGCCTATAGAGGATGAGCCGGTAGCCGGACAGGACACCTGGTTTGAAGAAGGTTTTGTGCGGATCGACAGCCTGTTAGACTGGTGCGGCGACAATCAGATGTACCTGATCCTCGATCTGCACGGGGCACCCGGCGGGCAGGGCAAAGATGCCAATATCTCGGATTACGATCCTGCTAAGCCTTCGCTATGGGAAAGTGCCGAAAACAGAAGGAAAACCGTGGCTTTGTGGGCCAGGCTGGCCGAACGTTATGCCCAGGAACCCTGGATAGGCGGCTATGACCTGATCAATGAACCCAACTGGGAACTGCCCGGCGGAACACTGCTCAGACAGCTTTACGGTGAAATTACCAATGCCATCCGGGCGGTGGATCAGAACCACATGATCATCATAGAAGGCAACTGGTTCGCCAATGATTATACAGGGCTCACGCCTCCGTGGGATAATAATATGGTCTACAGTTTTCATAAATACTGGACTTACAATACCCAGAATGATATCAGCTGGATCATTAACCTCAGGAATACCTGGAATGTGCCAACCTGGCTGGGTGAATCAGGCGAAAACTCCAACAGCTGGTTCACTGGTCTTATTGCCCTTTGCGAGCAAAACAGGATCGGATGGTCGTGGTGGCCGGTGAAAAAGGCCGGGATCAACAATGTGCTTCAGGTACCGGAGAGCCAGAATTATAACAACCTGATCAGCTACTGGAGGTTCGGTACCCCTGTGCTCACGGCTGAGCAGGCTTTTGAGGCCGTGATGGAATGGGCAGACAATCACCGGATTGAAAATTGTATGGTAAAAAGGGATGTGATTGACGCTATGATCCGGCAACCATATACAAACGAAACACTGCCTTTCAGGGTGTATAAACCCGGCGAACCGGTTCACGCCGTTAATTATGATCTTGGCCGGAGTTCCTTTGCTTATAAGGATGCCGATTCAGCCAATTACCATCTGAATACAGGCAGTTATACCAACTGGAACCAGGGCTGGGTTTACCGCAATGACGGGGTGGACATTGACGAATGCAGTGATCTATTTGCAGGCGGAAATGGTTTCAATATCCGGTGGACCGAAACAGGGGAGTGGCTGCAATATACTTTAGATGCGGATAGTGCTGCCGCCTACAGACTGACGATCCGTTCGGCTTCCAACAGCGCCCAGACAGGGATTATAAGATTTACCATCAACGGAACAGATCTTATCAGCCCGCTTACCCTGCCCAACACAGGTTCAATTAACACATGGACATCCAATGTGGTGAATGACGTAATCATCCCGGAAGGAACCCACAAAATCAGGCTTTATTTCGAAAGGGGAGGCTCAAACATCAACCTGTTTATATTTGATAATCCGGTGCCGGTCAGCGCGGTACCCTTCAAATATATTTATGCCGAAACCACTGAATCCGGTCAGGAAATAATCATCACGCTCAACAAGGAAATCACTGAAATGAGTGCTGTTCCGGATGATTTTACCTTAAAAATATCAGATCAACAGACGGGAATATCTTCAGTCACGGTTGTTCCCGGTCAGCCGGCAAGGCTGGTGCTGGTGCCTGAAACTCCTGTGGAATATGGACAGCAGGTTAAGATAAGCTATACCGGAAGCGGAATCATGAATGGAATACAACCGTTGGAGCACTTTTCTGACATGAACGTTAAAAATAACCTTCCCCGGCGTTATCTGTTGCCGGCGCGCATAGAAGCGGAGGATTTTTATTTTAATAACGGATTTCAGCTTGAGAATTGTACCGATGCCGGTGGTGGTTACAATGTGGGATTCGCCAATAACGGGGACTATCTTGATTATCTGATTAAGGTGCCGGAAGCCGGTGAATATCAGATGCTGTTCCGGATTGCTTCCCAGTATTCCAATGGAATCATCAGCATCCGGGCTTCATCCGGAGGGAGTTTCCAGACTTATGGCTCTATGAACGTTTCAGCGACCGGCGGCTGGCAGAACTGGGAAAATCAAAACGTTTCCGTAAACCTGCCTGCCGGAAACCTCAGGCTCAGGCTATATTCATTTGCGGGAGAGTATAACATCAACTGGTTCAACATTGCCAAACCTGCCGGAACCGGTGAAATAGACATGAAAAACCGTCTGATTGTTTATCCGAATCCCGGGAACGGAATATTCAAAATTGATTTAGCTGACTTCGCTATGAACGAAGTTCTCCTGCAGGTAACGGATATGGCAGGTCAGGAGGTATACCATAGCGCCCTTGAAGGTGGCCTGCAAAGGATGGATCTGGATTTAAGCCATCTTCCCTCCGGAATGTATATCATCCGTATGCTCAGTACCACAAAAACCGGAACAGCCAGGGTTGTCCTGATGAATGACCGTATTTAA
- a CDS encoding glycoside hydrolase family 25 protein, protein MVVARAGGKRKKVNKSRLYLYTGLLAVFLIVMAPLFFRYGLPLIKSGFSWTEAEQYHNLKNFGVPIPSGYKTHGIDVSHHQGRINWAEVAAMEVNGIRISFAFLKATEGITRQDRQFQRNWEKAGAAGMMRGAYHFFHPSRDAAKQAENFIRQVKLKPGDLPPVLDIEVSNRRSKKEIVEGAQEWCRLVEEHYGVKPIIYTSPGYYDKYLADDFKDYPLWIAHYHEDLPRMHHRRWQFWQHTDKATINGIKGEVDLNVFNGSLSKLRKLCIE, encoded by the coding sequence GTGGTAGTTGCCCGGGCAGGTGGAAAGAGGAAAAAGGTTAATAAATCCAGACTATACCTTTATACTGGACTGCTTGCAGTATTTCTGATAGTGATGGCCCCGTTGTTTTTCCGTTATGGCCTTCCCCTGATTAAAAGCGGATTCTCATGGACGGAAGCGGAGCAATATCATAACCTGAAGAATTTTGGCGTACCCATTCCATCCGGATACAAAACCCATGGCATTGATGTCTCGCACCATCAGGGGCGCATCAACTGGGCCGAAGTTGCTGCCATGGAAGTAAACGGCATCAGGATCAGCTTCGCATTTCTGAAGGCTACCGAGGGGATCACCAGGCAGGACAGGCAATTTCAGCGCAACTGGGAAAAGGCCGGAGCGGCGGGTATGATGCGTGGTGCATACCATTTTTTTCATCCTTCGCGTGATGCTGCCAAACAGGCTGAGAATTTTATCAGACAGGTTAAACTGAAACCCGGCGACCTGCCACCCGTACTTGACATTGAAGTCAGCAACCGGCGTTCAAAAAAAGAAATTGTGGAAGGTGCACAGGAATGGTGCCGGCTGGTGGAAGAACATTATGGAGTCAAGCCGATCATCTATACCAGTCCCGGTTATTATGACAAATACCTGGCCGATGATTTTAAGGATTACCCGCTGTGGATCGCGCATTACCACGAGGACCTGCCCCGCATGCACCACCGCAGGTGGCAGTTCTGGCAGCATACCGACAAGGCTACCATCAACGGCATCAAGGGAGAGGTGGATCTGAATGTCTTTAACGGCAGCCTTTCAAAGCTCAGGAAATTGTGCATTGAATAA
- a CDS encoding glycoside hydrolase family 13 protein yields MKITRFPLRHLQQALHFAFLLFIAFPGPVSAQVIPELRVEPPFWWTGMKNPSLQLLAYGKDIAATTVSFNYPGVILRDKVSVENPNYLFLNIEIAADAKPGKFVISFMRNRKVAYQYSYELRQRKEGSADRKGFSPADVIYLLMPDRFANGDPSNDNIPGMLETANRSNPSGRHGGDIAGISKNLNYLSDLGITALWINPLLENNNPAYSYHGYAITDFYRIDPRLGTNEDYVNLVNEAQAKGIKVIKDMIFNHCGINHWFIKDLPMSNWIHRFPEFTRSNFRAEALSDPYASEYDKNRLLQGWFDTNMPDLDQRNPYVTNYLIQNSIWWIEYAGLDGIRLDTQPYPYKEMIAEWGRRVYEEYPDFSIVGEAWLNQEGMLAYYQKDAIISDDYNSYLPSVTDFPLYEATKKAFTEKEGWTEGMARLYYVFAQDFLFSDPYMKVTFLDNHDVNRYFNTINRDLSAMKMALTFLLTTRGIPQIYYGTELLMDGAEHKGHGDIRWDFPGGWKGDSTNAFVREGRSKDQNEVFDHLKQLLRWRKSSKAIARGSLRHFIPFDGVYVYFRIAGDETVMVLINNSNDEKTIDTGRFTEVTSGFNNALDIMTGQSFPLHGKLTSKGRTAMVFELKK; encoded by the coding sequence ATGAAAATAACCCGTTTCCCGCTTCGGCACCTACAGCAGGCATTACATTTTGCCTTCCTTCTGTTTATTGCATTCCCCGGCCCTGTTTCTGCACAGGTCATCCCGGAACTGCGCGTTGAACCTCCTTTCTGGTGGACAGGCATGAAAAACCCTTCGCTGCAACTGCTGGCCTATGGAAAAGATATTGCCGCCACTACCGTTAGCTTCAACTATCCCGGCGTAATACTGAGAGACAAGGTGAGTGTTGAAAATCCAAACTATCTTTTTCTGAACATTGAGATCGCCGCGGATGCAAAACCCGGAAAGTTTGTCATCTCATTTATGCGCAACCGCAAGGTGGCTTATCAATATTCCTATGAACTCAGGCAACGGAAAGAAGGATCGGCTGACCGCAAGGGCTTTTCTCCTGCCGATGTGATCTATCTGCTGATGCCCGACCGCTTTGCAAACGGAGATCCATCGAACGACAATATCCCGGGAATGCTCGAAACTGCCAACCGGTCAAATCCATCGGGAAGACATGGCGGCGACATTGCCGGAATATCGAAAAACCTGAATTACCTCAGTGACCTTGGAATCACTGCACTCTGGATCAACCCCCTGCTCGAAAACAATAACCCGGCCTATTCCTACCATGGTTATGCCATTACCGACTTTTACCGCATCGATCCGAGGCTGGGCACCAACGAAGATTATGTAAACCTGGTAAATGAAGCTCAGGCAAAAGGCATCAAGGTAATCAAGGACATGATTTTTAACCATTGCGGCATCAATCACTGGTTTATCAAAGATTTGCCGATGAGCAACTGGATTCACCGGTTTCCTGAATTTACCCGTTCCAATTTCAGGGCCGAAGCCTTATCAGATCCCTATGCCTCGGAATATGATAAAAACCGCTTGCTGCAGGGCTGGTTCGATACCAATATGCCGGACCTCGACCAACGCAATCCATACGTCACCAACTATCTGATTCAGAATTCCATATGGTGGATTGAATATGCCGGTCTCGACGGAATCCGGCTCGACACCCAGCCTTATCCATACAAGGAAATGATTGCAGAATGGGGGCGCAGGGTTTATGAGGAATACCCGGATTTCAGCATAGTCGGAGAAGCATGGCTGAACCAGGAAGGAATGCTTGCATATTATCAGAAGGATGCCATCATCAGCGATGATTACAATTCATACCTGCCCAGTGTAACAGACTTCCCGCTATACGAGGCTACGAAAAAAGCCTTTACTGAAAAAGAAGGGTGGACCGAAGGGATGGCCAGGCTGTATTATGTTTTTGCCCAGGATTTTCTTTTTTCAGATCCATACATGAAGGTGACTTTTCTCGACAATCATGATGTAAACCGTTACTTCAATACCATCAACAGAGACCTGTCTGCCATGAAAATGGCACTGACGTTTCTGCTCACCACGCGCGGCATTCCGCAGATCTATTACGGCACCGAGTTGCTGATGGACGGGGCTGAGCATAAAGGTCACGGCGACATACGATGGGATTTTCCCGGTGGCTGGAAAGGAGATTCAACCAATGCCTTTGTCCGCGAAGGAAGATCAAAGGACCAGAACGAAGTTTTCGACCACCTGAAGCAATTGCTGCGCTGGCGCAAATCGAGCAAGGCCATTGCCCGGGGCAGTCTCAGGCATTTTATCCCTTTCGACGGCGTTTACGTGTATTTCCGGATTGCCGGTGACGAAACCGTTATGGTATTGATCAACAACAGCAATGACGAGAAAACCATTGATACCGGCAGGTTCACCGAAGTAACTTCCGGATTTAACAACGCGCTGGACATCATGACCGGGCAGTCGTTCCCGCTTCACGGCAAACTGACCAGCAAAGGCAGGACTGCCATGGTTTTTGAACTGAAAAAGTAA
- a CDS encoding RnfABCDGE type electron transport complex subunit E, whose translation MNQMQNFSKGFIKNNPVLVLLLGMCPTLGVTTSAINGLGMGLATTFVLVMANVVISLMKNIIPDKVRIPSFIVVIASFVTIVDLVMAGYVPALHEQLGLFIPLIVVNCIVLGRAEAFASKNDVFSSMIDGLGMGLGFAFALTLLGGIREILGSGALFGIKFIQGDTILVFVLAPGAFIALGYLIALINKLNKA comes from the coding sequence ATGAACCAGATGCAGAATTTTTCCAAAGGATTTATAAAGAACAACCCGGTTCTGGTGCTGCTGCTCGGAATGTGTCCGACTCTGGGGGTTACCACTTCGGCCATTAATGGCCTGGGTATGGGTCTGGCCACCACTTTTGTTCTTGTGATGGCCAACGTGGTGATTTCGCTGATGAAAAACATCATTCCCGACAAGGTGCGTATCCCTTCGTTTATTGTGGTTATTGCATCCTTTGTTACCATCGTTGACCTGGTGATGGCCGGATATGTACCTGCCTTGCACGAGCAACTCGGACTTTTTATTCCCCTGATCGTGGTGAACTGTATCGTGCTGGGACGGGCTGAGGCTTTTGCTTCCAAAAACGATGTATTTTCTTCCATGATCGACGGGCTCGGTATGGGTCTGGGCTTTGCCTTCGCCCTGACATTGCTGGGTGGCATCCGCGAAATCCTGGGTAGTGGAGCCCTGTTCGGGATTAAATTTATCCAGGGCGATACTATTCTGGTGTTTGTGCTCGCACCGGGTGCTTTTATCGCACTTGGTTACCTGATCGCACTGATAAATAAATTGAATAAGGCGTAG